From the Daucus carota subsp. sativus chromosome 8, DH1 v3.0, whole genome shotgun sequence genome, one window contains:
- the LOC108198430 gene encoding extensin-like, with translation MVMINYLNLVLIVGAVVLTARSLPLRYPDNRPQMKHNPVSLEYGQRVHKPQPESKLLFGKAPVPAIHQHPDMLKKKPSHWNHMPSPASATPVYTIEPPKHPVYPGNEPPPPACKASTAYDYHYGHPPADETGN, from the coding sequence ATGGTAATGATCAACTACTTAAACCTAGTGCTCATTGTAGGAGCAGTGGTTCTGACTGCTCGTTCCCTTCCCCTTCGCTATCCAGATAACCGTCCCCAAATGAAGCACAATCCAGTATCACTAGAATATGGACAGCGAGTTCATAAGCCACAACCAGAATCTAAACTGCTGTTTGGTAAAGCACCAGTTCCAGCCATTCATCAACATCCAGATATGTTGAAGAAAAAACCTTCACATTGGAATCACATGCCAAGTCCGGCCTCTGCAACTCCTGTGTATACCATCGAGCCACCAAAGCATCCTGTTTATCCAGGTAATGAGCCACCACCACCTGCTTGCAAGGCCTCGACTGCGTATGATTACCATTATGGACACCCTCCGGCAGATGAAACTGGGAACTAG